Proteins encoded within one genomic window of Companilactobacillus zhachilii:
- a CDS encoding GNAT family N-acetyltransferase, whose protein sequence is MFRNAKEEDADQILPILFQIFDEMELDVFKEVGDEKMAQVIKEGFFQPGYRYGLGNILVNEIDGKIAAIMVGYPEELEDTIDEPLIKIMHNYGIKEKNLFGDKEAWPGEWYLDSFAVAPEFQGKGIGTKTMEHFIDVIRDRGEKILSLNVDVNNEPAKHVYVKTGFKKVGQLYIGSHLYDHMQYDLTK, encoded by the coding sequence ATGTTTAGAAATGCAAAAGAAGAAGATGCAGATCAGATATTGCCAATTTTGTTCCAAATCTTCGATGAGATGGAATTAGATGTTTTTAAAGAAGTTGGCGACGAAAAGATGGCTCAGGTTATTAAGGAAGGTTTCTTCCAACCGGGTTATCGTTATGGCCTTGGAAATATTCTTGTAAATGAGATTGATGGTAAAATTGCAGCCATTATGGTTGGTTATCCAGAAGAATTAGAGGATACGATCGATGAACCATTGATCAAAATTATGCATAATTATGGTATCAAAGAAAAGAACTTGTTTGGAGATAAAGAAGCTTGGCCTGGTGAATGGTATTTAGATTCATTTGCTGTTGCTCCTGAATTCCAAGGCAAGGGGATTGGTACTAAAACGATGGAACACTTTATTGACGTAATTCGAGATCGTGGAGAAAAGATTTTGAGTTTAAACGTTGATGTAAATAATGAACCTGCTAAACATGTCTACGTTAAGACTGGTTTTAAAAAAGTAGGTCAACTTTATATTGGTAGTCATTTGTACGATCATATGCAATATGATTTAACAAAATAA
- a CDS encoding MFS transporter, whose amino-acid sequence MQNSLDRQNIENSKRITLGILSISFLMSVSNAISGTIPLMQKYFSNVSSSNIELLVVIPTGGVLLGTVISGAIGNVIGKKYTVLLGLTIALITGVLPAFWANYFTILLSRAMFGVGCGIFTPLSVSYITDTFSKEKCHRLLGYRNAIGAIGDSIMLFIAGFLIKFSWNTTYLVFFFLLIPIILIIFFVPKELDNFEAITDENGETEVVEKTSNVKPSTNLKVIKLAAIFLFMCMFYSAISLKFANYVVQNKIGTAATATYIFGFLTLCSIFSGLLFDKISKILGKWTVVIFEVITAGAMVALTLSTSIPVLLVLILICGFSNGIINPALTARMVDYSPENSMNLTTSIIIIGINIGFLVAPYAFQLISSVFGNTTPQFIILVSGLFYVALALYDVYTVKRDRLTL is encoded by the coding sequence ATGCAAAATAGTTTGGATAGACAAAATATAGAGAATTCAAAAAGAATTACCCTGGGTATTTTATCCATTTCATTTTTAATGTCAGTTAGTAATGCTATTTCAGGTACGATTCCATTAATGCAGAAGTATTTTTCAAATGTCTCAAGTTCTAATATTGAATTATTGGTGGTTATTCCAACTGGTGGGGTACTTTTAGGTACGGTTATCAGTGGAGCTATCGGAAATGTCATTGGTAAGAAGTATACGGTGCTCTTAGGATTAACGATTGCGCTAATAACTGGGGTACTGCCAGCTTTTTGGGCTAATTATTTTACGATCCTACTATCCCGAGCAATGTTTGGGGTGGGATGTGGTATCTTTACACCTTTAAGTGTTTCATATATCACTGATACATTTTCAAAAGAAAAATGTCATCGACTCTTAGGTTATCGTAATGCTATTGGTGCCATCGGTGATTCGATTATGTTATTTATTGCCGGGTTCTTGATTAAATTTAGTTGGAATACAACTTACTTAGTTTTCTTCTTCCTGTTAATTCCTATTATTTTAATCATCTTCTTTGTTCCAAAAGAACTAGACAATTTTGAAGCAATAACTGATGAAAATGGTGAAACTGAAGTTGTCGAAAAAACATCTAATGTCAAGCCATCAACTAACCTTAAAGTTATTAAATTAGCAGCAATTTTCTTATTCATGTGCATGTTTTACAGTGCCATTTCATTGAAGTTTGCCAACTATGTTGTTCAAAATAAAATTGGTACAGCTGCAACAGCTACATATATCTTCGGATTCTTGACATTGTGTTCAATTTTCTCAGGACTATTATTCGATAAAATTTCTAAGATTTTAGGTAAGTGGACTGTTGTTATTTTCGAAGTTATCACTGCCGGTGCCATGGTTGCTTTAACACTTTCAACTTCAATTCCAGTATTGCTAGTTTTAATTCTTATCTGTGGTTTTAGTAACGGAATAATTAATCCAGCTTTAACGGCTAGAATGGTTGATTATTCACCAGAAAATTCAATGAACTTAACAACATCAATTATTATTATCGGTATCAATATTGGTTTCTTAGTAGCTCCATACGCCTTCCAATTGATTTCAAGCGTGTTTGGAAATACGACACCACAATTTATCATTTTAGTTTCAGGATTGTTCTATGTTGCGTTAGCTCTTTACGATGTATATACGGTTAAAAGAGATCGTCTTACACTATAA
- a CDS encoding L-fuculose-phosphate aldolase: MLMEKEREQLIEYGKKLVDTDLTKGTGGNLSIYDRQNGHVAITPSGIDFYKIQKADITILNLNGEVIEGETVPSSEWQMHLKEYQERDDIDAIIHAHTVYATVLSVLHEPLPASHYMIAVAGKDVRVAQYATYGSKELAETSFEAMKDRKAVFLANHGLLAGSYNLANTFNIIEEIEYCSKIYCIAKSIGNPVILPDEEMSLMAKKFENYGQVK, encoded by the coding sequence ATGTTGATGGAGAAGGAACGCGAACAGTTAATTGAGTATGGCAAAAAGTTAGTTGATACAGATTTAACGAAGGGTACTGGTGGAAATTTAAGTATTTATGATCGCCAAAATGGTCATGTAGCAATAACACCGTCAGGAATCGATTTTTATAAAATTCAAAAAGCAGATATTACAATTTTAAATCTTAACGGTGAGGTTATTGAGGGCGAAACGGTTCCATCAAGTGAATGGCAAATGCACTTGAAAGAATATCAAGAACGTGATGATATTGATGCCATTATTCACGCTCATACAGTATATGCAACTGTGTTGTCGGTTTTACACGAACCATTGCCAGCATCCCATTACATGATTGCTGTGGCTGGAAAAGATGTCCGTGTCGCTCAATATGCAACCTATGGAAGTAAAGAATTGGCTGAGACTTCATTTGAAGCAATGAAAGATAGAAAAGCCGTTTTCTTGGCAAATCACGGTTTATTAGCTGGATCCTATAATCTAGCCAATACATTTAATATTATTGAGGAAATTGAATATTGTTCCAAAATTTATTGCATTGCTAAGAGTATCGGAAATCCAGTGATTTTACCTGATGAGGAAATGAGTTTGATGGCTAAAAAATTTGAAAACTATGGACAAGTTAAGTGA
- a CDS encoding rhamnulokinase, translating to MTNVLAMDFGASSGRAIVGCFENGKINLVETHRFANDPIYFEDKLSWDIDQLFSQIKVGLKNSLAKYEITSLGVDTWGVDFGLIDEYGDLIGMPMHYRGVKTEKILTRISDFISLQDLYDSTGNQIMKINTLFQLLSIREYYPDQYFKTRKILMISDLFNYMLTGRMASERSIASTTQLTNPYSKDWSKKIIENFNLNAQMLPPIVNEGTQLGSIRKSLNFGDIKVINVCQHDTASAVLSIPAQKPFLFISCGTWSLVGTELDHPILNKKALEYNLTNESGFDKTTEFLKNCTGLWIVQELKRNYQADGMAWSYEQITKMVEETTNKTCLIDTDDDLFNEPGDMRQRIVQYSKATQQAIPEHPGEFFKCAYESLAQKYAETIDEIEDATGESYQEIHVVGGGSKSDYFCQLIANVTKRNVLAGPAEATAMGNVLIQLISLGEISDVSEARRIVSNSVTIKKFAPLKIKLVE from the coding sequence ATGACAAATGTTTTAGCAATGGATTTTGGAGCTTCATCTGGACGAGCAATTGTTGGTTGTTTTGAGAATGGAAAAATCAATCTGGTTGAAACACACAGATTTGCGAATGATCCAATTTATTTTGAAGATAAATTATCTTGGGATATTGACCAATTGTTTTCACAAATAAAAGTGGGGTTAAAAAATTCACTAGCAAAGTATGAAATTACTAGTTTAGGAGTTGATACATGGGGTGTAGATTTTGGGTTGATTGATGAATACGGAGATTTGATAGGGATGCCAATGCATTACCGAGGTGTTAAAACTGAAAAAATTTTAACAAGAATCTCTGACTTTATTTCGTTACAAGATTTGTACGACAGCACTGGTAATCAAATTATGAAGATTAATACGTTGTTTCAATTGTTATCAATTCGCGAATATTATCCAGACCAATATTTTAAGACTAGAAAGATTTTAATGATTTCGGACTTATTCAATTATATGTTGACGGGAAGAATGGCAAGTGAACGGAGTATTGCTTCGACTACTCAGCTAACTAATCCTTATTCGAAAGATTGGTCTAAGAAGATAATTGAAAACTTTAATCTTAACGCACAGATGTTACCGCCGATTGTCAATGAAGGGACTCAACTAGGGTCCATTCGAAAAAGTTTGAATTTTGGTGATATTAAAGTGATTAACGTTTGTCAGCATGATACTGCTAGTGCCGTGCTTAGTATTCCCGCTCAAAAGCCATTTTTATTTATTTCTTGTGGAACTTGGTCATTGGTTGGAACCGAATTAGACCATCCCATTTTGAATAAAAAGGCATTGGAATATAACTTAACAAATGAAAGTGGTTTTGATAAGACAACTGAATTTTTGAAAAATTGTACGGGACTATGGATCGTTCAAGAATTGAAACGCAATTATCAAGCAGATGGAATGGCTTGGTCATATGAACAAATAACAAAAATGGTTGAAGAAACCACTAATAAGACTTGTCTTATTGACACCGATGACGATTTATTTAATGAACCTGGTGATATGCGTCAAAGAATTGTGCAATATTCCAAAGCAACCCAACAGGCAATTCCAGAACATCCCGGCGAATTCTTTAAATGTGCTTATGAGAGTTTAGCACAGAAGTATGCCGAGACAATTGATGAAATAGAGGATGCTACAGGAGAATCGTATCAAGAGATTCATGTTGTTGGCGGAGGATCTAAGTCAGATTATTTCTGTCAATTGATTGCTAACGTGACTAAGAGAAATGTTTTGGCGGGACCTGCTGAGGCAACAGCCATGGGAAATGTGTTAATACAATTGATTTCATTAGGGGAAATCAGTGATGTGTCAGAAGCTAGAAGAATTGTTAGTAATTCGGTCACAATCAAGAAGTTTGCACCTTTAAAAATAAAATTAGTGGAGTGA
- a CDS encoding DeoR/GlpR family DNA-binding transcription regulator has product MQITEIVQKRRRVSTTDLANETFCSISTLRRDLIYLEKQGLIRRERGEVILNTFNTAEQNIWLREKQHLDEKKSLAKIARDFIGPGMCIYLDSSSTVFQLCKYIKNIDNLIVVTNSLNVANTLAANGNDTIRTFITSGEIQHNSCSVLNSEFENPIINYFNIDLAFCSASGIDQTSVYESNMNQAFSKKSIIDKSKETILLVDKSKFFKTSFFKMNTLTKYKVIISDALPVDPISQTVKENDIEWISSNYLH; this is encoded by the coding sequence ATGCAAATCACCGAAATTGTTCAAAAAAGAAGAAGAGTAAGTACCACTGATTTAGCAAATGAAACATTCTGCAGTATATCGACCTTAAGAAGGGATTTAATATATTTGGAGAAACAGGGATTAATTAGACGAGAGCGAGGTGAAGTTATTCTAAATACCTTTAATACTGCCGAACAAAATATTTGGTTACGCGAAAAGCAACATTTAGACGAAAAAAAATCCCTAGCTAAAATTGCTAGAGATTTCATCGGTCCTGGTATGTGTATTTATTTAGATTCAAGTTCGACTGTGTTTCAACTTTGCAAGTATATCAAAAATATCGACAACTTAATTGTCGTAACCAATAGTCTAAATGTAGCTAATACCTTGGCTGCCAATGGCAACGATACCATTAGAACTTTCATTACCAGCGGCGAAATTCAACATAATTCTTGTTCCGTTTTAAATAGTGAGTTTGAAAACCCCATCATTAATTATTTCAATATTGATTTGGCCTTCTGTTCCGCAAGTGGAATTGATCAGACTAGCGTTTACGAATCAAATATGAATCAAGCATTTTCGAAAAAAAGTATTATAGATAAATCTAAGGAGACAATTCTCTTGGTTGATAAATCTAAATTTTTCAAAACTAGTTTTTTTAAAATGAATACATTGACTAAATATAAAGTTATTATTTCGGACGCTCTACCAGTTGATCCTATTTCCCAAACAGTCAAAGAGAACGATATCGAATGGATATCTTCCAATTATTTACATTAA